The Agrococcus carbonis sequence TAGTCCTCGCGCTTCGCATCGAGCTTGAAGCGCGCGAGCAGGGTGTCGGCCTTGACGGTGTTCGCCTCCTCCTGGGCCTTCCACAGCGGCCTGAGGATCGCGGCGAAGATGCCCTCGCCGCGCTGATCGCGGGCGCCGAGCAGCATGTTCTGCAGCACGGTGAGGCGGCCGAGCGACTTCGTCAGCTGGAACGTGCGCACCATGCCGCGGCGGGCCACCTTGTGGCTCGGCATGTGGGCGAGCGACTGCCCCTCGAACGACCAGCGGCCCTTGTTGGGCCGGTCGAAGCCGGTGAGCAGGTTGAAGAACGTCGTCTTGCCGGCGCCGTTCGGGCCGATGAGGGCCGTGATCGCACCGCGCGGGATCTCGACGTGCTCGACGTCGACGGCCGTGAGGCCGCCGAACTGCCGCACGACGCCGTCGGCCACGACGATCGGGTCGACCTTCTTGCAGCCGGGGCCGACGGTGCCGTCGACGAGCGGGTGCGTCTGGGGAGGCGTGGTCGTCTCAGACATTGAACGACAGCTCCTTCTTGTTGCCGAGGATGCCCTGTGGTCTGAAGATCACGAGGGCCATGAGGGCGAGGCCGACGAGCACGAAGCGGATCTGCCCCGCCTGCGACCCGGACATGTCGCCGAAGATGCCGGTCTGGTGCAGCAGGTTGATGATGCCGCCGGTGAAGGCGAGCAGCACCCAGAAGAGCACCGAGCCGAGCAGCGGGCCGAAGACCGTCGCCGCGCCGCCGAGCAGCAGCGCCGTCCAGATGTAGAAGGTCATCGTGGTGGCGAAGTTGTCGGGCTGCACCGCGCGGGGGAGCACGAACATCACGCCGGCGAGTCCGCCCATGACGCCGCCGAGCACGAGCGCCTGCATCTTGTAGCCGTAGACGTTCTTGCCGAGCGAGCGCACCGCGTCCTCGTCCTCGCGGATGCCCTTGATGACGCGCCCCCACGGGCTGCGCATGAGGAGCCAGACGAGCAGGAGCGCGACGATCACGAGCGACCACGCGACGATGCGCACCCACGTGTCGTACGCTGTCGCCGTCCACGGGCCGAAGCCGTACGTGCCGCCCGAGAGCGGGTTCATCGCGGTGAAGTCGCCCTTGAAGTCCTGCCCTCGCAGGCCCTGCGATCCGCCCGTGACGGCCGTGAGATCCTGCGTGCGCACCGTGAAGCGGATGATCTCCGCCGCCGCGATCGTCACGATCGCGAGGTAGTCGCCCCGCAGGCGCAGGGTCGGGATGCCGAGCACGAGGCCGAAGGCGACCGCGGCCGCGACCGCGACGAGGATCGCGACGAGGAACGACAGCCACGCCGGCCAGCCGAGCGTCGCCGTCGGGTCGGCCTGCATGGTGAAGATCGCGAACGCGTAGGCGCCCACGGCCATGAAGGCCGCCTGCCCGAAGTTGAGCAGGCCCGAGTAGCCGAAGTGCACGTTGAGGCCGATGGTCGCGAGCGCGAACGCGGCGGTCGTCGGCGAGAGGATCTCCGCTGCCGAGGAGTTGAGCACGCTGAGGAAGTCCATGTCAGCCGATCCTTTCCGCACGTCCGAGGATGCCCTGCGGTCGGAACAGCAGCACCAGGATGAGCACCAGCAGCGCCACCGCGTAGCGGAGGTCGGGTGCGAGGAAGAGCGTCGACAGCTCGGTCGTGAGGCCGATGAGCACGGCGCCGACGAGCGCGCCGAACGCGCTGCCGAGGCCGCCGAGCGTCACGCCCGCGAACAGCAGCAGCAGGATCGTGAAGCCGACGTCCCACTTGATGTTCGCGCCGATGAAGTAGGTGTAGAGGATGCCGGCGCCGCCGGTGAGGATGCCCGCGAGCACCCAGACGATGCGGATGACGCGGTCGACGTCGATGCCGGATGCGGCGGCGAGGCCCGCGTTGTCGCTCACGGCGCGCGTGGCCTTGCCGATGCGGGTGCGGGTGAGGAAGTAGCCCACGCCCAGCAGCACCACGATCGCGATGCCGGTCGAGACGAGGTTCGAGACGGTCATGTTGACCGGCCCGACCTGCACGATGGCGCCGCGGCTCACGGCGAGCTGCTCGGTGCCGCCGCCGATGAGGAACTGGTAGAAGTACCGCAGCGCGATCGAGAGGCCGATCGTGACGATGAGCACCTGCACGAGGCCCACGCGCCGGCGACGCAGCGGCTTGAAGATCGCCGCGTCGTGGAACCAGCCGAAGACCGCGGCCGCGACGAGGGTCAGCGTCGCCGCGATCCACACGGGCCACGCGAGCAGCGTCGTGAAGGCGTAGAAGACGATGCCGCCGAAGGTCAGCATCTCGCCGTGCGCGAAGTTGTTGACGCCCGTGGTGCCGAAGATCAGCGTGATGCCGATCGCGGCGAGCGCGAGCAGCAGGCCGAAGTTGAGGCCCGAGATGATGCGGGCGAGCACCTGCGAGCCGAGGTCGTTCGACCGGGCGCCGGTGTCGGCGCCGGGCTCGGTCGAGCCGCCGCCGCCCGTACCGGGGTCGGTGCCGCCGGTGCCGCCGGTGCCGCCCTCGCCGCCCGTGCCGGTGTTGCCGCCGGTGCCGCCGCCGGTGCCGCCCGACCCGCCGCCGCCCGCGCCGAGCGGGAAGAGCACGCCCTGCGACGTCGCGCGCGTGAGCTCGAGCTCGCGGCTCTCGAAGGAGGCATCGCGCAGCGAGACCCCCTCGGGGAGCGTCGCGGTGTCGATCGAGACGGTGTACGTGCCGGCGCCCGGCACCTCGACGGCCCAGCGGCCGTCGGCGCCCGTGGCGACGGTCTCGTCGACCCCTTCGCCGCTCACCGTGATCTCGACGCCCTCGAGCGGGGTCTGGCCGTCGCGCACGACGCCGTTGAACCCGTAGCCGCTGGGGTCGGTCTGTGGCAGGGGGGTCGCCGCTGCCGAGGCCGCCCCTCCGGCGGCCAACGCGATCGCGGCGAGAGCGACGGCGATGGCGCGCCGCAGCCCTCTCCGTCGAGGTCTGCTGGACGTCTTCACATGTCCTCCATGTCGGCGGGCATCGTTGCCCTGGGAATGCCGTGTGCAGGTTGCCCGTTACATCGGTGGTGACACAGTAGCGGCCGCTCACGCCCGCTCGCGTCCAATTCGATGCCAGCGGTGGCGAGAACGCCAGGATGCCGCGGGACCGTTACCGAATAGATACGATGGAGAGCGATGGAGATGCGCAACCCCTTCGGTCCTGTGGGCCTGACCTACGACGACGTGATGCTGCTCCCGGGCCGCACCGACGTCATCCCCTCGGAGGCCGACACCGGCACCCGCCTGTCCCGCCGCATCCGGCTGTCGATCCCGCTCGTCTCGAGCGCGATGGACACCGTGACTGAGGACAGCATGGCGATCGCGATGGCGCGCCAGGGCGGCATCGGCATCATCCACCGCAACCTCTCGATCGAGGACCAGGCCATGATGGTCGACCGCGTGAAGCGGTCGGAGTCGGGCATGATCACCGACCCCGTCACGACCCGCCCCGAAGCGACGATCGAGGAGGTCGACCGCGTCTGCGGCGAGTTCAAGGTCTCGGGCCTGCCCGTCGTCGACGAGTCCGGTGTGCTCGTCGGCATCGTCACCAACCGCGACATGCGCTTCGTGCCCCGCAGCGAGTTCGCCACGACGCTCGTGCGCGACATCATGACGCCGTCGCCGCTCAAGACGGCGCCGATCGGGATCTCGCGCGAGGACGCCTTCAAGATCTTCGAGCAGACGAAGCTCGAGAAGCTGCCGCTCGTGGATGACGAGGGCAGGCTCGGCGGACTCATCACCGTCAAGGACTTCGACAAGGTCGAGCAGTACCCGAACGCCACGAAGGACCCGCAGGGGCGCCTCCGCGTCGGCGCGGCGATCGGCTTCTTCGGCGACGCCTTCGATCGCGCGGTGGCGCTCGCGGAGGCCGGCGTCGACGTCATCATCGTCGACACCGCCAACGGCGAGAGCCAGGGCGTGCTCGACATGGTCGCGAAGCTCAAGGGCGACGCGCGGTTCGACGACGTCGACATCATCGGCGGCAACGTCGCGACCTACGAGGGCGCCGCCGCGCTCATCGAGGCGGGCGTGGATGCGGTGAAGGTCGGCGTCGGACCGGGCTCGATCTGCACCACCCGCGTCGTCTCGGGCGTGGGCGTGCCGCAGGTGACGGCCATCTGGGACGCCGCGCGGGCCGCGCACGACGCCGGCACCGACATCCCGATCATCGCCGACGGCGGGCTGCAGTACTCGGGCGACATCGCGAAGGCGCTCGTCGCCGGCGCCGAGTCCGTCATGCTCGGCTCGCTGCTCGCCGGCACCAACGAGAGCCCGGGCGACCTCGTGCTCGTCAACGGCAAGCAGTTCAAGTCCTACCGCGGGATGGGCTCGCTCGGTGCGATGCAGACGCGCGGCAAGAAGACCTCCTACTCGCGCGACCGCTACTTCCAGGCCGACGTGCCGAGCGACGAGCAGCTCATCGCCGAGGGCATCGAGGGCAAGGTGCCCTACCGCGGCCCGCTCGGCACCGTCGCCTACCAGCTCGTCGGCGGGCTGCGGCAGTCGATGTTCTACACAGGCGCGCGCACGATCGAGGAGCTGCGCGCGAAGGGCCGCTTCGTGCAGATCACGGCCGCCGGGCTCAAGGAGTCGCACCCGCACGACATCCAGATGGTCGTCGAGGCGCCGAACTACCGCCGCTGACCGCTCGCGCCCCGCGGGCGCGTCGCGTCGCGCGCTCGCGTGCGCTTCGCTGAGGGGTAACCGTGCGCCCGAGGGGTAGCGGCGCGCGGTTCCCTGACGGGCGCTCCGCTACCCCTCGCCGCGCTTGCCGGGCGTGCGGCGATCGGCGGCGCGCGCTCGCTCACCAGCCGGGCAGCAGCGCGGAGCGCACAGGCACGTCGTGCGCGGCGAGCAGCCGGCCGAGCATCAGCGGACGCTGCGCGGCATCCCACATCCAGTGGAGCGTGTCGATGTGCTCGCGGAGCGCGTCGTCGCGGCGCTTCTCCTCGATGACGGCGTCGACCGGCTGCACGCCGTTCGCGTCGGCGATCACGCCGTACTTCCACGCGCCGTCGAACTCCCCGCCCAGTGGCCGTCGCCCCGGCCGCTCCCAGAGGAAGTCGGGGAAGCGCGCGCCGAGGCGCGTCAGCACCCGCACCTGCAACTGCGGCGGCGGCGCGCCCACCCGATGGATCGCGACCCGGCTCCACGACTCGCCGACCGACCCGGCGAGCGGGTCGGCGAAGCCGATCGCCCACGCCGCGCGTCGCCGGCCGCGCGGGCCCTGGCGACCGAGCGCATCCGTCACCTCGTCCTTCGTGACGACCTCGAGCCGCAGCGCCCAGTCGAGGGCGCTGACCGCGTCGACCTGCCGCCCGACGCGCGCCAGGTGCGCGAGCGCGTACGCCGGGGTGCAGCGCGCGATCCCGTCCTCGCGCACGATGTCGGCGTCGGCGACGGCCACGTGGGAGTTGCGCACGCCGGCGAGCACGCCCGGCATGTTGGGGTCGCCGATCGTGAAGACGTCGGAGGGGCGCCCGTGCGGTGCGCCCGCGAGGGCGAGCGCGGACTCGCGGGCGAAGATCGCGTCCGGCCGCGCGGCCGCGACCGCCCGCACCCGCAGCACGTGGCGGGCCTCGTGCGTGAGTGCCTCGGCCGCCGCGCGATCGACGTAGATGCCACGGCGGACGCGCAGCAGCGACGGGTCGTGCCGGGCGCGTGCCGGGTCGGCGTCGCTCGCGGGGATCAGGTCGAGGGCCATGCGCGCATGATCGGCGATAGCCGGGCGCGATCGCGCGCAGCACCCGACGCGCTGTGGACGGCCAGGCGGGCGCGCGCCGAGCGGCTCGTCGCGTCGGCGAGGGGTAGCCGCGCGCCCGAGGGGGAGCGGCGCGCAGCTACCCCTTGGGCGGAGCGCTACCTCTCGGCTGGAAGGGGCGGGGAACTGGGTGTTGCGGGACGCGAAGACGCGATATATCGTGAGTGCCACAGACGCGATATATCGCGAGAGGGCGCCGCCGGGGCGTCCCGGCAGGAGGCGAGGGAGCCAGCATGGACCAGCAGCGGGACGGCGGCGCGGGCTACGGCGCGCGCGGCGAGGGGTGGCCGGGCGACGAGACGCCCCGCAGCGCATCCGGGGCGAGCGCCTCGGGCGCCGACAGCATCACCGAGCGGTGGACGGTGCGCGAGGGCGAGAGCCGGGTCATCGACCTGGATGCGGTGACGGCGCTGCGCGTCGGCATCGTCGGGGGCTCGGTCGACATCGTCGGCCACGACGAGCCGACCGCGCGCGTCGAGGTGCACCGCGTCGAGGGCCGCGACCTCACGGTCACGCTCGAGCGCGGGCGCCTCTCGATCGCGCATCCGAGGGTGAGCTGGGACGACGTGTGGGAGTCGGTGAAGGCCCTCGTGGGCGTCCGCGCCCGCGTCGAGCTGAGCATCGTCGTGCCCCGGCAGGTCGCCCTGTCGCTCGGCCAGGTGAGCGCATCCGCCCTCGTGTCGGGCCTGAGCGCGAGCAGCAGCCTGAGCACCGTCTCGGGGCCGCTGCAGATCGAGTCGCACCGCGGCGACCTCGACCTCAACACCGTCTCGGGCGACGTGGAGGTCTCCGGCGGCGCCGGCCGGCTCTCGGTCCACGGCGTCTCGGCGAGCGTGACCGCG is a genomic window containing:
- a CDS encoding branched-chain amino acid ABC transporter permease; translated protein: MDFLSVLNSSAAEILSPTTAAFALATIGLNVHFGYSGLLNFGQAAFMAVGAYAFAIFTMQADPTATLGWPAWLSFLVAILVAVAAAVAFGLVLGIPTLRLRGDYLAIVTIAAAEIIRFTVRTQDLTAVTGGSQGLRGQDFKGDFTAMNPLSGGTYGFGPWTATAYDTWVRIVAWSLVIVALLLVWLLMRSPWGRVIKGIREDEDAVRSLGKNVYGYKMQALVLGGVMGGLAGVMFVLPRAVQPDNFATTMTFYIWTALLLGGAATVFGPLLGSVLFWVLLAFTGGIINLLHQTGIFGDMSGSQAGQIRFVLVGLALMALVIFRPQGILGNKKELSFNV
- the guaB gene encoding IMP dehydrogenase; the encoded protein is MEMRNPFGPVGLTYDDVMLLPGRTDVIPSEADTGTRLSRRIRLSIPLVSSAMDTVTEDSMAIAMARQGGIGIIHRNLSIEDQAMMVDRVKRSESGMITDPVTTRPEATIEEVDRVCGEFKVSGLPVVDESGVLVGIVTNRDMRFVPRSEFATTLVRDIMTPSPLKTAPIGISREDAFKIFEQTKLEKLPLVDDEGRLGGLITVKDFDKVEQYPNATKDPQGRLRVGAAIGFFGDAFDRAVALAEAGVDVIIVDTANGESQGVLDMVAKLKGDARFDDVDIIGGNVATYEGAAALIEAGVDAVKVGVGPGSICTTRVVSGVGVPQVTAIWDAARAAHDAGTDIPIIADGGLQYSGDIAKALVAGAESVMLGSLLAGTNESPGDLVLVNGKQFKSYRGMGSLGAMQTRGKKTSYSRDRYFQADVPSDEQLIAEGIEGKVPYRGPLGTVAYQLVGGLRQSMFYTGARTIEELRAKGRFVQITAAGLKESHPHDIQMVVEAPNYRR
- a CDS encoding branched-chain amino acid ABC transporter permease produces the protein MRDGQTPLEGVEITVSGEGVDETVATGADGRWAVEVPGAGTYTVSIDTATLPEGVSLRDASFESRELELTRATSQGVLFPLGAGGGGSGGTGGGTGGNTGTGGEGGTGGTGGTDPGTGGGGSTEPGADTGARSNDLGSQVLARIISGLNFGLLLALAAIGITLIFGTTGVNNFAHGEMLTFGGIVFYAFTTLLAWPVWIAATLTLVAAAVFGWFHDAAIFKPLRRRRVGLVQVLIVTIGLSIALRYFYQFLIGGGTEQLAVSRGAIVQVGPVNMTVSNLVSTGIAIVVLLGVGYFLTRTRIGKATRAVSDNAGLAAASGIDVDRVIRIVWVLAGILTGGAGILYTYFIGANIKWDVGFTILLLLFAGVTLGGLGSAFGALVGAVLIGLTTELSTLFLAPDLRYAVALLVLILVLLFRPQGILGRAERIG
- a CDS encoding DUF4097 family beta strand repeat-containing protein: MDQQRDGGAGYGARGEGWPGDETPRSASGASASGADSITERWTVREGESRVIDLDAVTALRVGIVGGSVDIVGHDEPTARVEVHRVEGRDLTVTLERGRLSIAHPRVSWDDVWESVKALVGVRARVELSIVVPRQVALSLGQVSASALVSGLSASSSLSTVSGPLQIESHRGDLDLNTVSGDVEVSGGAGRLSVHGVSASVTASGELREIGIDTVSGEVLLDVHGSPRALSANSVSGDITVRLDAGQGVRATTRTVSGRGTIAGRAMPKRGGSETIDGTNAFALSANTVSGDVTVVRRGES
- a CDS encoding ABC transporter ATP-binding protein is translated as MSETTTPPQTHPLVDGTVGPGCKKVDPIVVADGVVRQFGGLTAVDVEHVEIPRGAITALIGPNGAGKTTFFNLLTGFDRPNKGRWSFEGQSLAHMPSHKVARRGMVRTFQLTKSLGRLTVLQNMLLGARDQRGEGIFAAILRPLWKAQEEANTVKADTLLARFKLDAKREDYAASLSGGQRKLLEMARALMSDPTLVMLDEPMAGVNPALTQSLLDHVLGLKEEGMTVLFVEHDMHMVRHISDWVIVMAEGRIVAEGPPETIMQNQAVVDAYLGAHHDTDLGTLTGQQVAQIHEEAASEVEPEPSDAQGTTTDASADARTDADREGER